Sequence from the Maribellus comscasis genome:
AGTCCTTCTTTGTGCGATTCACCAAATTCGGTTATCTTTTTTGATTCTGAACTCGCAAAATCAAAATTCTCTCGTGGAATTATCTCAATCTGAAGATAGAAGTCCTCGTGATAATAAAAGGCATCCTTATCGATTGACTTTTTCTTTTTTCTCTTTATGAATCCAAATAGGCTCATTGTCTCTGTTTATATTGGCGGTAACGGTTAGTACATGTTGTCGGGGCGGATTTCGGAGAGCGTTCCTGTCCGAAGGACACGGAACTGCGATGCGAGAATCCGCAGTTGGCGTACCACCGAACCCCGCCCTGCAATATGTACTGTGTTAGCAAAAGTTTTTTCTTTTTTCTGAATCTGCAAAAGCAATTTCTAAATATTCATTTTTATGTGAATTGTCAACAAGTAATGAATAATCAATATTTTTTAGAAAAGAGTACTTCTCAATAAGCGGTTTGAATTTTTTTATTCCATAATCTCCAAGGCAGTTATAGAATAGTACTATTAATTCATAACTTGAGAGTAAGGCTCTTAACAGACTCGCATATTTATATTTTTCGCTATCTTCAATTTCTTCGGAACCGTCAATGAATTTTAAAATATGATAGATATTCCTAAAATAATGTCCTAAATCAGCTTGGTGGCTTTTGTACATTTCCATATATTTTTTCTTTGTATATCCAATTTCCTTGCTAATATTTGAGCTATTTGTAAAGCTCCGATAAAAAGACTTGAAACAATCTCGTCCTTCCGAAATTAACACTCCACTTCCTTTTCTAATGTCGATTCCAGTAACGATATCTTGATGATTGCGGAGCAATTGAAAAAATGTATTTTCAAATCTTTGTTTTCGAAGAGTTAAGTTTTGTTCCATTAATTCCTTTTTTTGACCTTCCAATTCGTATCTCGTGTATTTTACTTCCAACTGACTATACATTATTTCCAATTGTTGATTTAACAATTGTTGTTTTTGTCCAAGGAAAGCAACGTAAATAAAAAATAAACCGGCGAGAGCCCATAGTGAAGCGACTGTTCCGGCGAGGAAATCTCCCAACAGGTTTAAAGCAAATCCAGATTCATCATTTTTCTTAAAAAAATAAATGACTGAAAAAATTAAAACAATTATCCCAATCCATACAAATCCCCAAGCCCAATTAGTATAAGTGCTAATCTTTTTATCAACTGTTGAAATCTTATTTTCAATTTCAGCACTTTTAGTGTCGATACGCTTGGTCTCTTTATTTATTTCTACTTCAATGTCTATCATGGGATTAAAATTTTTGCTAACGGTTCGGCTATGTATAGTGCGGGACTTTGAAACGGTTACCTGTAACGGTTCGGCTATGTATAGTGCGGGACTTTGAAACGGTTACCTGTCAATGCTGCACTGAGCCAATTCGTTTATTCATATTTTCTTTTTAAGCCGATTCGTCAAAGACGAATTGGCGTTGTAGCACAGAGAACTGCGGTTTGATTACTTGCTGAACCCCGCATTATATATAGCTTTTGTTGTACACTGTGCTTTGGTTTTCATTTTACTATTTATTAAGAGTTTATAAAATTACCTTTTTGAAATTGTCATTTTCAGGGTCAGTTTTTTTGTCTTAAAAATGGATTTCGTTTGTAGGTTTTCATAAATTTTCTTTTTTGTAATCAGAATTTAGTTTTAAAGTTGTATAAAAATAGCATTATTTCATAACCGGGCACACCAATCCCATCGGTTTTATGCCGCTATTTTTTTGATTTTGTTTTTCTTAGGTTTAAACCTTGTCATATAAATTGTTTCATTTTTTTTGTTTTTAAAGGTTGAGTATAAATAGGTTTTTTCGGTATTGCAGTTTTTACAGATTTTCGGGTTTTCAGCCATTTCATAAATTTCTTCGTTTTCTTCAATTTCTGAAGTTTCATTTAATTTTTTGACAAGAGTTTTGTTAAGTAC
This genomic interval carries:
- a CDS encoding putative phage abortive infection protein: MIDIEVEINKETKRIDTKSAEIENKISTVDKKISTYTNWAWGFVWIGIIVLIFSVIYFFKKNDESGFALNLLGDFLAGTVASLWALAGLFFIYVAFLGQKQQLLNQQLEIMYSQLEVKYTRYELEGQKKELMEQNLTLRKQRFENTFFQLLRNHQDIVTGIDIRKGSGVLISEGRDCFKSFYRSFTNSSNISKEIGYTKKKYMEMYKSHQADLGHYFRNIYHILKFIDGSEEIEDSEKYKYASLLRALLSSYELIVLFYNCLGDYGIKKFKPLIEKYSFLKNIDYSLLVDNSHKNEYLEIAFADSEKRKNFC